In Candidatus Neomarinimicrobiota bacterium, a genomic segment contains:
- a CDS encoding sigma-54 dependent transcriptional regulator, which translates to MSKPQSTESMDFNDLDILVVDDQEDVRRGLQRLIGSLGCNVRIAESGETALSMLRETAFDIVFTDIKMGGMSGVDLMERITENWGDTEVVLITGYGTIELAVQCLRNGASHFITKPFDNQEILDFVERAGYRQLARKRRKRSQEHYQSEKIIARSPEMHKVLEMTEQVAPKTVPVLVEGESGTGKELIAHAIHEKSSVSEKPFLAINCAALPDSLLESELFGYKQGAFTGAHEDTRGLFEQAQGGTIFLDEIASMSMAFQGKLLRVLENKVIRPLGGGEDVSVDFRLITATNRNLEEMVEAGEFREDLLYRIDVFRIELPTLNERKECIPALTEHFIERFSVEILGKKTLVPELTPASLRYLREQQWSGNVRELENTIKRALVVCDGKKILPSHLGLSIETSDDLEPYEDCKQQVIEDFQRQYINKALIQTDGNVSQASEMCGLTRAAFQRIMKKLDIEREVAVS; encoded by the coding sequence ATGTCCAAACCGCAGTCAACTGAATCCATGGATTTCAATGATCTTGATATTCTGGTCGTCGACGATCAGGAAGACGTGCGTAGGGGACTCCAGCGCCTTATCGGATCGCTGGGATGCAACGTCCGGATTGCAGAATCCGGTGAGACGGCATTGTCCATGCTGCGCGAGACGGCGTTCGATATCGTATTCACCGACATCAAGATGGGCGGCATGTCCGGTGTCGACCTGATGGAGCGAATTACTGAGAATTGGGGGGACACAGAAGTGGTGCTCATCACCGGATATGGCACCATCGAACTCGCAGTACAATGCTTGCGGAACGGGGCCTCACATTTTATAACCAAGCCGTTCGACAACCAGGAGATCCTGGATTTTGTGGAACGCGCAGGATACCGGCAATTGGCAAGAAAGCGAAGAAAGCGCTCACAGGAACACTACCAATCGGAAAAAATTATCGCCCGGTCACCTGAGATGCACAAAGTACTGGAAATGACAGAGCAGGTGGCGCCCAAAACGGTGCCGGTTCTGGTGGAAGGCGAGAGCGGCACGGGAAAGGAACTCATCGCCCATGCGATCCACGAAAAGAGCAGCGTGAGCGAGAAGCCGTTCCTCGCTATCAACTGCGCGGCGCTCCCGGATTCCCTTTTGGAGTCGGAACTTTTTGGGTACAAACAGGGTGCATTTACCGGCGCGCATGAAGATACCAGAGGCCTGTTCGAGCAGGCGCAGGGTGGCACTATTTTCCTGGATGAGATCGCTTCCATGTCGATGGCATTCCAGGGCAAACTGCTCCGGGTGCTGGAGAATAAGGTCATCCGTCCACTCGGCGGCGGCGAGGATGTCTCCGTGGATTTCCGGCTGATTACCGCCACCAACCGGAACCTGGAGGAGATGGTGGAAGCCGGTGAATTCCGGGAAGATCTCCTATACCGCATCGATGTATTCAGAATTGAATTGCCAACGCTAAATGAGCGGAAGGAATGCATCCCGGCACTTACTGAGCACTTTATCGAACGTTTTTCCGTCGAAATTCTCGGAAAGAAAACATTGGTTCCGGAGTTGACACCCGCGTCGCTGCGATACCTGCGGGAACAGCAATGGAGCGGTAATGTACGGGAACTGGAGAATACCATCAAACGAGCGTTGGTGGTCTGCGATGGTAAAAAAATCCTGCCGTCGCATCTGGGGCTGTCAATCGAGACGTCCGACGACCTCGAACCGTATGAAGATTGCAAGCAGCAGGTCATTGAGGATTTTCAGCGACAGTATATCAACAAGGCATTGATACAGACCGACGGGAATGTCTCGCAGGCCTCAGAAATGTGCGGACTCACCCGGGCCGCCTTCCAGCGGATTATGAAGAAGCTTGATATCGAGCGGGAGGTTGCGGTCTCGTAA
- a CDS encoding HAMP domain-containing protein: protein MKWFKQDPLSKVPIKYKLPLTFVLLCLVAFGIGGYLVANSVYHSMEAEIQNRLRSEAYAQATVLDKKFETLSRRAEDFASDGYIRTHIEGLLAKSTAAEKEALYTHLRNNKLPLEDAFIGLAILGRNGNPLVRAGSTNHELPANFPAKNVSEETRIVSLGNGSKFAIITPLWNINHTETLGSLLSVVKTDAILQTTAAEFNSAVRKSQGERYLTLFDRRDGALQIPWVTLNLDDLQPLSSAAGAARYSQHLGHHACQHGQTMFGQSYPLQNTDWNVLIELNATPAFTSINSLEGKFLGAGILIALTTLVLLYFPVRFVIQPLDALKNMALRIKDGDFSVRLENDSEDEIGHLARTFNHMAQAVEERTTNLEQTAKDLRQREEELRLEHQRLDTLVHSMQDGLVLLNKSGEIVLSNRAAKPIIGIIEQDISEFRTSQCRENGSAQDCIQCLRRKFGSHTCILRTEKGVFEVLSTQLPGLNDEVGKVLVARDITERERMRERQSHQERLTVLGKISAVVAHELNSPLAAISMYNQMMQGELSDDSPYREHTEVIQRNTQSCQKIIKELLDYARTPQPEIEEVDLKQVVQDVLRFLKPVYERKEVRFDIEAEIPQVTLDGDKVQLQQVVVNLVMNAIQALPEEDGHIRITIEDHDEGYILYVSDNGSGIPDECIDEIFEPFFTTKSSGGTGLGLPTARRIVKAHGGTLTLMETGESGTTFRVQLPSQAASNPEPPRDGKSFGEKAIFDTMSGEENHVQTAVN from the coding sequence TACCGATCAAATACAAGCTGCCGCTTACCTTTGTTCTGCTGTGTCTGGTGGCGTTCGGTATCGGAGGCTATTTGGTGGCCAACTCCGTGTATCATTCCATGGAGGCGGAGATCCAAAATCGTCTCCGGAGCGAAGCATACGCCCAGGCCACAGTACTGGACAAAAAGTTCGAAACCCTAAGCCGCCGGGCCGAAGATTTTGCGTCGGATGGCTACATCCGCACCCATATCGAAGGGCTGCTCGCAAAATCCACTGCTGCCGAAAAGGAGGCGCTTTACACTCATCTCCGGAATAATAAATTGCCACTGGAAGATGCCTTTATCGGATTGGCAATTCTCGGAAGAAACGGGAATCCACTCGTTCGTGCCGGTTCAACGAATCACGAATTACCTGCTAACTTTCCTGCAAAAAATGTCTCGGAAGAGACCAGAATTGTTTCGCTGGGAAACGGAAGTAAATTTGCGATTATAACCCCACTATGGAATATCAATCACACCGAAACCCTCGGCTCACTTCTTAGCGTAGTGAAGACCGATGCAATCCTGCAGACTACCGCTGCCGAGTTTAATAGCGCCGTCCGGAAATCTCAGGGCGAAAGATACCTAACACTTTTCGACAGGCGGGATGGGGCGTTGCAAATACCATGGGTAACGCTGAACCTGGATGATTTGCAACCATTGAGTTCGGCTGCTGGCGCTGCGAGATATTCACAGCACCTGGGGCATCACGCGTGCCAACATGGTCAAACAATGTTCGGCCAAAGCTATCCACTGCAAAATACTGACTGGAATGTTCTCATTGAATTGAACGCCACTCCGGCTTTTACCTCCATCAACTCGCTGGAGGGTAAATTCCTTGGGGCGGGGATCCTCATTGCGTTGACCACACTCGTCTTGCTCTATTTTCCGGTGAGATTTGTCATCCAGCCGCTGGATGCGCTCAAAAATATGGCGCTCCGGATCAAGGACGGCGATTTCTCCGTCCGGCTGGAAAACGACTCCGAAGATGAAATAGGACACTTGGCGCGCACCTTCAACCATATGGCTCAGGCGGTTGAAGAACGAACCACCAATTTGGAGCAAACCGCGAAAGATCTACGCCAGAGGGAGGAGGAACTACGTCTGGAACACCAGAGACTGGATACGCTGGTGCACTCCATGCAGGATGGGTTGGTACTCCTCAACAAGTCAGGGGAAATTGTCCTCTCAAACCGGGCGGCGAAACCAATCATTGGAATTATCGAACAGGATATCTCCGAGTTCCGTACTTCACAGTGCCGGGAAAACGGTTCAGCCCAGGATTGCATTCAGTGCCTGCGGAGGAAATTCGGTTCTCATACCTGCATTTTACGAACAGAGAAAGGCGTTTTTGAGGTATTATCAACCCAACTTCCGGGTTTGAATGACGAGGTTGGCAAGGTGCTGGTTGCCAGAGATATCACGGAGCGAGAGCGTATGCGCGAACGGCAGTCCCACCAGGAACGGCTTACCGTCCTGGGCAAAATTTCGGCTGTAGTGGCGCATGAACTCAATAGTCCGCTGGCCGCTATTTCCATGTACAATCAGATGATGCAGGGGGAACTGTCTGATGATTCGCCATACCGTGAACACACCGAGGTGATTCAGCGGAATACCCAGTCCTGCCAGAAGATCATCAAGGAGTTATTGGATTACGCCCGGACACCCCAGCCGGAGATCGAAGAGGTGGATCTGAAGCAGGTGGTGCAGGATGTTCTTCGTTTTCTCAAGCCGGTATACGAGCGAAAAGAGGTGCGGTTTGACATCGAGGCCGAGATTCCTCAGGTGACGCTCGATGGAGACAAAGTGCAGCTCCAGCAGGTAGTGGTGAACCTGGTGATGAACGCCATTCAGGCACTGCCGGAGGAAGACGGACATATCAGGATTACCATTGAAGATCATGACGAAGGATACATCCTATACGTCTCCGATAATGGAAGTGGCATTCCGGATGAGTGCATAGATGAGATATTCGAACCGTTTTTCACTACCAAAAGCAGCGGCGGCACGGGATTGGGGCTTCCGACTGCCCGGCGCATCGTCAAGGCGCACGGCGGTACACTTACGCTGATGGAGACCGGCGAGTCCGGCACCACATTCAGGGTTCAACTTCCGAGCCAGGCCGCATCCAATCCCGAACCTCCCAGGGATGGGAAGTCTTTTGGAGAAAAAGCAATTTTTGATACGATGAGTGGGGAAGAAAACCATGTCCAAACCGCAGTCAACTGA